In Acropora muricata isolate sample 2 chromosome 13, ASM3666990v1, whole genome shotgun sequence, the DNA window CTTTTTATCTCTCTATGCCTGGTAAGtttccaaaatatattttcaagtGATAATTTTCAAGAGGTTCGCTTCAAGGTCCATGCCTTCTTTCAAAcgatatttttttccaagaaaaataTCAGAGATTAAAGTCAGCTCTACTGAGTAACTAATAATATCTTGATAAAGTTTAAGCGATTTCTATGCTTTGGGTTAAAGCAAATGCAGTTGTTTTCATATATGATTCCTCCTTCTTGTAATTATGCTTTGTTTAATTTCGCAGGGAAGTTCTGAGCTTTCCAGGCATGCAGTGTGCGAGGGGAAGGTAagcaaatgcaaaaaaataaagggtcaatcaatcaataaaagaaaataagataAAGCATAAAAACTTTTCAATTACCAGATGTTGAATGTTCAGATATTGGCATCAGTGCACCAAGAGGGACATGAAACCAACATGGAGTGGCCCCGAAAGTTTCTGATTGCATTAGCttttagggagtttacgcaaacacgacgtcgacggcagcaagaacgtcatctgaaaatgtaacttcgcgtttctgtaatcatttctcaattattcaaagtcttTACGTTTGCAAAATGTcttctaactatccgggaattaaattggaaccagcgcttcatagataagaagacaaaattgaacatttgtcatcctatggtcacgtcgtccacgcaactgcaaaacaggtcatttcacgtcgcagaaagaacgagaacgtctgcgaaatgtcaaaaatgaaaactgcacgtgcaaagcgtgcaaaactattgtttttcattgtcaaatatgcaaatttgtgacgttcttgttgccgtcgtcgtcctggttgcgtaagctccctattatctgACTTTCACCAGTAAACTTGAAACCGTTGTGCCTTCGAAGAAATTGCTTCTAAAATAAAGATATAACAAATCATGATTTTTCTTTGGGGCTACGGCTAAACGAAATTTCTATCAACAGAGTCGATAATTAGTCACCATAatcagtagggagtttaagatttgacgacggcaacgtcaacgacaacaccacaaatcaataatttgattagttggatgaagaaaaataatcgtgctgcacgtgcggcacgctttttggtacCATGTTTTGATCgccgtagtctgccaaacgacgacgtgaaattttcatatttgaggttttgacgacaacgcgagcactcagcagtaaatctttcactctttcctTTGCATGAATGCTCTTCTTACcaaacaagcgaaagtgcagcGCACCtcttttgtacaacgtgatcaacatggaataatcgtaaaagacttaacctaacgcaaagttcaattttaatgtgacgtttccCTTGCAGTTGcggtcgtagcttcttaaattccctagcAACGTTTCGACCGTACGCCCTTCGTCATAGCGAGCCTGACATGTAACATCTGTTGATTAATATAACTTCCTTTAATTTTGCATCAATTTAGAAAATGCTGATTTTTACACATGCGTGGAAAGCTTTATCTAAAATTCAAACTGTTAATTACCCATGAAAGTAATTTTAGCTCAAGAGCCTCAGTTTTTCTGTGCTATCTTTAACAAACACCCAGCCAACCACATTAGCAAATGGTCCCCTTTGTCGGCCGCTATTAAGATAATTTTCCTTGTCGACAAATTATCACATAGGATAGTCTCTGTCAAGCTGGATTGGTTTGTAGGCAGACCAAGGCCTTTACAGTCCAAGGACAGACTTTCCCTGTGAACCAATGTGTGGCACACGATGAAGTGATTGACGTCGAATCAGTGAACATGGACGCAGAAAATGACGTATTCAACGTCTTGGCCAAACACAAACGCTTAATTCCCGGATTACTTGAGGTAAGGCAGTAAAGGAAGGTTCTGATAGACTTCTCCTGCAATTTGAGCCATGCTCTACCAGTTAGAATGCAGGCAAAAACGACAAGACGGCTGTGCTGTTCCCAGACATACTACTGTACCACATTTGTTGTGTATAGCTATCGCTGAAAGAAGTTTTCAAGAGTCCGCCTCAGCATGTGTCGGCGATGCCATGCTGATGAGGTGTAAAGAGGTCAAAGTAGCTGGCCATGGTTGCCTCATATCTGTTGATGTGATAACGTTGTGTTCATACGTGGAGAGATGGCCACAACACGAGGCTGGCTATGCACGTGTGCAAATGACTTCTAGTTGTGTTGCTGACACCAGACATCTTCGAATACCACAGCAAAAATTGAAGATGCATGGAAAACTTGGTCTGCTAGGCTTTGTCGAGAGAAAAGAGAACGGTTCTCTTACGACAGAATGCAAAAGATAGATTGCTTTATTATTTGGGCATATCGGAATATTCGATAAAAGGTGTAAATTTTAATAGTTCGCGTCAACTTTTCAACACAGCGATGTTTTCTTTGACTCGAAACCAATCGCGATTTTGATTGAAATTCAAGGTGATCCTGGTGACGATTTGTTTTTTAGGAATGTCAGACAGAAAGTGATTGCCCCGCCAAGTTTTGCTGCGTTAATTTTATCAAAAAGTGCTTGCCAAAACTGCCAAGAGGAGCCCTTTGTGCTACACAGGTCGGTGTCCTGTTTTTGTAATACCGAGCATGTTCTGTTGTTCCAATATTGGACGATGTTGTGGTGATAAATATGTTAGACAATGTTTGTATATGTCGCACAACGTTGTTGCAATATTGGACAATCTTGTTGATACGCTTGGGTGCGTGCTATTATATTAACTGCCTTTTTGGTAAAGGTATGATAAGTTTCTCTGCTGTGTGCAGCGAACCAAGCAACATGATATCCCTCTGAGGAAGACATTGTTCGATTGTGaggtatatttatatataagCCATATCCCTTATTAGTATTTAAATATTTACAAGGATGTTTGTGGGACTCTGTTCAATcgatgaataaaataataacgaCGTCTCTTCCCCGAACCCCACCCCTCACTTTTGCGTTGATGGTCATTAAAACACATTTTCATCGAAATATCTGTCTTTTTTCAGATACTCCACGGCTGTCCTTGTCAGGATGGACTTGAATGCCAGCCAAAAGGAACTATCACGCTTCCCAAAATCGAAATTCCAGTTCCACAAATGAAATGCGAGCCATCATCTGTATGACCTCCTGTGGGACCCCCACCTGATGGAGTCTAGATGTAAGCGATCACTCTCTCAAATCAATGTAGTGGAAATGTTTTACATGATACTGGATCTAGATGTAAACGATCTCTTGTGCAAATAAAATGTATTACAAGTATTTTACATGGTGCTAGATTGTCATAGTTTAACTAAGAGATGATACACAAAATAAACGAGACAATTTGAAAATCTTGAAATTGATGAGATTCTTGTCGAAAGTAGTGTGCGAAAGTTGTTAAATGAAGCTACGAGAAGCTAAAACCATCTACAAACAACATTCCCGTGATTGCTGAAATATGCCTGCGAAGCTTTTTCAACCCTTTTTCTAAAACCCGCTGGTTCAAAACAGCTATATATGTTTTCTTTCCAATTTCTTAGAAACATAGGCATTGAATTTCATTGTAAGCCACAAAAATGTATACGAGACGGACAAATACCCACCCCGTGCACCATCGACAAAGTGTTCGACGTCAGTGCATTTTCCAATTTCGTTAGCAGTGTCCTCCTTTTAATTCCTTTCTCATAGAGTGCTACGAGAATGGATGAGACCCTAGTGACAAGACCATTTTTCTGTTTCCATAAGCTGcagcaaattaatttttgcacTTTTGCGTGGCCATCTATTTTCTCATTAACAAAACGCAATGTGCTGAAATAAAAGGCACAACAGCTGACTAAAGAAGCAgctaaaacaacatgaaataaAGTCAGGAATGATAGCAAGATTCAAGTCAACTTTGCAACTGTTTTTCCCATTTTAAAAGTATATTTTTAACTCAGTGTTGTCCTACATCGTGAACTAAGTGAAGCCTCGTGGTTTTCTCAGAAATATCCATCGACCAAGTTGCTGTCTTACAAATTACTTTAATTTTGTCTTATCAAGCCAGTTGAGGTCGAATTTAATACCAACATgaattcaaattttcacttttcaaatgaaaacaatatttgATCGCAGCATTGGAAACGAATATCTCTTCAGTGTCGTTTTGAAAAGAGTTATAGTTTAGCAAATtgcaaagataaagaaaaacGGAATCAAAACAACAAGTTGCCTAGCAGTGATAGAGAGTtcaagatttgacgacggcaactccacaaatcaatgatttgattggttgaatgaagaaaaataatcgtgctgcacgtgcggcacgctttttggtacCAAGTTTTGACTggcgtagtctgccaaacgacgacgtgaaattttcatattttaggTTCTGACgtacgacaacgcgagctcgcagcagtaaatcttcatttcattctttgcctttacatgaaaaccattcgtgccaagcaagcgaaagtccacttcgcctattttgtacaacgcgATCAACATGGAacaatcgcaaaagacttaactcaacgcaaagttcaatttcaatgtgacgtcacatacGCCGGTGTCGAATCAGTTTGACATCTGTCGTTACAAAAACGACTCGTGCTTTAACCTCGCTCCCGGAgcctttcatctccccacccaaAAAGGAGCATATCACCACCCTTCAGGGTGGGAGTGGggggatgaaagaccctgggaacgaggttccTCGTGCTTAACGGGTGAAGGAGCACAAGTCAATAGTTGCCTAGCAACCATCATTAATTTCACTGCTAATAAgcggccatcaccgccaaaactaaattaaatttaaatgaaCAGAGTAAACAGAAATGGGCTAGTGATGGTTTGCAAAACGAAATAATTGGTTTTGAAATGGAACTGTCAAAATACGTAAGGTTAAGTGTTCTATTGCGAAGCGATTCAGTCGAAAATGAAATGGCTTAGACTGTTTTGAAATGGTTTAGACGCCGATGTTGAAACGATACAGACTACTTCAAATCGGTTTATTCAATTGAGAATCCGTCCATAAACGAAATGCCGGTAGAATGATCAGTTCTGACAACAAATGGACCAGTGCTCTGTAGCAGGATGTTGGTTAAATTAAAGTAAGAACGGTTGACACAAAGTTTAACTGACAAATGGCTTAACTCACCGGCAAATGGTTTAGTGAAGTGTAAAATGGTTAAATAGCCGGGTCATTGATTCTTTGCTAAGTCAAATAGACAAGTCAATATTGAAAAGATTTAGTAAAGAAGGATGGGTTCAACTAAGTTAAAAATAACTTAAATCAGCGGTGAATGGTTTAATGACGCGTCAAATAGTTGAATAGTCGAGCAATCGATTCGGTGCAAAgtcaaatggacaagtcaagCCTAAAATGGTTTAGTCGACGGGGGGTACGACGTAAACAACTGTCGTCaggaaatgaaatttattgcaaTTGACACAAACAAATACATCAACAGG includes these proteins:
- the LOC136896190 gene encoding uncharacterized protein isoform X1; the encoded protein is MFLIFSFSLFISLCLGSSELSRHAVCEGKDSLCQAGLVCRQTKAFTVQGQTFPVNQCVAHDEVIDVESVNMDAENDVFNVLAKHKRLIPGLLEECQTESDCPAKFCCVNFIKKCLPKLPRGALCATQILHGCPCQDGLECQPKGTITLPKIEIPVPQMKCEPSSV
- the LOC136896190 gene encoding uncharacterized protein isoform X3; translation: MEAFLLGSSELSRHAVCEGKDSLCQAGLVCRQTKAFTVQGQTFPVNQCVAHDEVIDVESVNMDAENDVFNVLAKHKRLIPGLLEECQTESDCPAKFCCVNFIKKCLPKLPRGALCATQILHGCPCQDGLECQPKGTITLPKIEIPVPQMKCEPSSV
- the LOC136896190 gene encoding uncharacterized protein isoform X4; this encodes MEAFLLGSSDLSRHAVCEGKDSLCQAGLVCRQTKAFTVQGQTFPVNQCVAHDEVIDVESVNMDAENDVFNVLAKHKRLIPGLLEECQTESDCPAKFCCVNFIKKCLPKLPRGALCATQILHGCPCQDGLECQPKGTITLPKIEIPVPQMKCEPSSV
- the LOC136896190 gene encoding uncharacterized protein isoform X2, producing MFFIFFSLFISLCLGSSDLSRHAVCEGKDSLCQAGLVCRQTKAFTVQGQTFPVNQCVAHDEVIDVESVNMDAENDVFNVLAKHKRLIPGLLEECQTESDCPAKFCCVNFIKKCLPKLPRGALCATQILHGCPCQDGLECQPKGTITLPKIEIPVPQMKCEPSSV